GGCACTTCGACCTCGACAAGGAGCTCTCCCACATCCTGGCCGAAAGCTGAGCCAGGCCCACACCGGCGCGACACCGTCCGACTCGGGGCGACGGTGCGCGTCGGACAACCACATACGGTCGTGCCGGCGCTGTTCTCGCGGAAGCCAACCGCGAGAGCGGCGCCGGTGCGCTTCACGGAGGACCCGCTAGAGTCGGCCCCCAAGTGACGGCAGGCACGTCGTCGCAGGCCCGCCCTACAGGGAGACCTCGTGCAGATCCCCCACGACACCCGTCGCGCGCTCGACGTCGTCGTCGCGCTGGTGAACACCGCGGCCGAGCCCGGCCGCACGGACGGGCTGTCGGATCTGGGCGCACTGCGCGGATTCGTCCGCGAGTACGCGATCAGCGACGTGGGCGAGCTCGGCGCCCGCGACCTGTCCGGGGTGCGCACGGTGCGCGGCAAGTTCGCCCAGGTGTTCGCGGCACCGAACTCGCGCGCGGCCGCCACGCAGATCAACGAACTGGTGGCCACGGCGGGCACCACCCCACGCCTGACCGACCACGACGGCTACGACTGGCACGTGCACTACTTCGCGCCGGGCGCCTCGCTGGGTGACCACCTGGCCGCGGACGGCGGCATGGCGCTGGCGTTCATCGTGGTCTCCGGCGAGGAGGAACGGCTGCGCCGCTGCGAGGCCCCC
This region of Streptomyces sp. NBC_00513 genomic DNA includes:
- a CDS encoding CGNR zinc finger domain-containing protein; the protein is MQIPHDTRRALDVVVALVNTAAEPGRTDGLSDLGALRGFVREYAISDVGELGARDLSGVRTVRGKFAQVFAAPNSRAAATQINELVATAGTTPRLTDHDGYDWHVHYFAPGASLGDHLAADGGMALAFIVVSGEEERLRRCEAPDCRRAFVDLSRNRSRRYCDSRTCGNRLHVAAYRARRKEADAHGSEQEEVVHGGEQQQGSDHP